From Prochlorococcus marinus XMU1419, a single genomic window includes:
- the stpA gene encoding glucosylglycerol 3-phosphatase, translated as MKYMASNLKVQKQLISSENILFIQDIDGVCIPLVKDPMTRELESKYIYAVKEFAEEFFVLTCGEHEGPRGVNRIIERSVGSTTEPKKKELYLRGLAACGVEYQENNGEISFEGVSEKELNFLSKVPSLIRPKFNLIVKNIFPELSQEDINFHAVKSICETRFSPTINFNSLFDLVHKDSDKRKLIQISFEKMMNEIILKAESEGLKNSFFLHISPNLGNKNGRETIKLSSKNDIGSTDIQLLIKGAVKDSGVLFLLNKFIADKTGKAPFGNNFNFRNSPNSIKEKIDLCKRTIQKEDMPLIVGVGDTVTSKKNNSEKNYLRGGSDRSFLEFIQILGNEFGINNKIIFVDSSSGEVERPSTKKTGLIGISDLYDKLKFDIVFKNGPKEYISWFIELASKRSKFKKQLTF; from the coding sequence ATGAAATACATGGCAAGCAATTTAAAGGTACAAAAACAATTAATTTCTTCTGAAAATATCTTATTTATTCAAGACATTGACGGAGTTTGTATTCCTCTAGTTAAAGATCCAATGACTAGAGAGTTAGAATCAAAATATATTTATGCGGTAAAAGAATTTGCTGAGGAATTCTTTGTATTAACTTGCGGGGAACATGAAGGTCCAAGAGGAGTTAACAGAATAATAGAAAGGAGTGTAGGGAGCACTACTGAGCCTAAAAAAAAAGAGTTATATTTAAGAGGTTTAGCTGCATGTGGAGTAGAGTATCAAGAAAATAATGGTGAAATAAGTTTTGAAGGAGTATCAGAAAAAGAACTAAATTTTTTATCAAAAGTACCTAGTTTAATAAGACCAAAATTTAATTTAATAGTTAAGAATATTTTTCCTGAACTTAGCCAAGAAGATATCAATTTTCACGCAGTAAAATCAATATGCGAAACACGCTTCTCGCCAACGATAAATTTTAATAGTCTATTTGATTTAGTTCACAAAGATTCTGACAAAAGAAAGCTTATTCAAATTAGTTTTGAAAAAATGATGAATGAAATCATCTTAAAAGCTGAATCCGAAGGCCTCAAAAACTCATTCTTCCTTCATATTTCACCAAATTTAGGCAATAAAAATGGTAGAGAAACAATTAAACTTTCTTCTAAAAATGATATTGGATCAACAGATATACAATTACTTATTAAGGGAGCAGTTAAAGATTCTGGAGTTTTATTTCTTTTAAATAAATTTATTGCGGATAAAACCGGCAAAGCTCCTTTTGGAAATAATTTTAATTTTAGAAATTCTCCAAATTCTATTAAGGAAAAAATTGATTTATGCAAAAGAACTATTCAAAAAGAAGATATGCCTTTGATTGTAGGAGTTGGTGACACAGTAACCTCAAAAAAAAATAATAGCGAAAAAAATTATTTAAGAGGAGGCAGTGATAGGTCTTTTCTAGAATTTATACAAATATTAGGTAATGAATTTGGGATTAATAATAAAATAATTTTTGTAGATAGTAGTTCTGGTGAAGTTGAAAGGCCTTCTACAAAAAAAACTGGTTTAATAGGTATCAGTGATTTGTATGACAAATTAAAGTTTGACATAGTTTTTAAAAATGGTCCCAAAGAATATATTAGTTGGTTTATTGAACTTGCTAGTAAGAGATCAAAATTTAAAAAACAGTTAACTTTTTGA
- a CDS encoding DUF2811 domain-containing protein: MDQISQPNLTDKKLVEYSSNKVSLETELSEALYNTMKDFVLSNPTWDQYKLINSALATFLFQNGCTDNSVSEIYLNQLFTPSKSF, encoded by the coding sequence ATGGATCAAATCAGCCAACCAAACTTAACTGATAAGAAACTTGTCGAGTATTCTTCAAATAAAGTCTCATTAGAAACAGAGCTTTCAGAAGCTCTTTATAACACTATGAAAGATTTCGTATTAAGTAATCCAACTTGGGATCAATATAAACTTATAAATTCAGCATTAGCTACTTTTCTCTTTCAAAACGGATGTACAGATAATTCTGTCTCAGAAATTTATTTAAATCAATTATTTACACCTTCTAAGTCTTTTTAA
- a CDS encoding FAD-binding protein produces MKNNNLLEVPNINSKDAKLKKLIYDVDDSLFNEDNYSREKFEHLCVCSGGTTSSCAKNGFTTLDLRKNHSKIHLDRKTNLVTIGGGVIMGDLINHLQKHNRSFPIGLSKLPGAGYILTGGVSPLSRTYGLAIDNIESIKGFLGNGTFISLKKNQINREEQLIWEAIKGAAPFFSIITEIELNTFQSNPIKVIEGFINLNELSEIIKLSEEFPENISLQWIYAQKIYIYIFAELKNNLEDKRTEEHLILLDKFPTLEKRLYENFNKINFFPKELNLYELNVNNHSEVISLLGEDLKNDIPIFIKCLDEIMGNKPNNSCYIASQQLGCKTKKLNHGSSFFVHRKSTWKPWIYASWKKNDLQEKEIALEWIYKSWSKLKRFYPNIHLAQLHNHLDSHEEEITLAFGNRMNELKTLKNIFDPQGILPPL; encoded by the coding sequence GTGAAAAATAATAACTTGCTTGAGGTTCCTAATATTAACTCAAAAGATGCAAAATTAAAGAAATTAATTTATGACGTGGATGATTCCTTATTTAATGAGGATAACTATTCTAGGGAAAAATTCGAACATCTTTGCGTATGTAGTGGAGGTACAACCTCTAGCTGTGCAAAAAATGGTTTTACAACTCTTGATTTAAGAAAAAATCACAGCAAAATTCACCTAGATAGAAAAACCAATTTAGTAACAATTGGAGGGGGAGTAATAATGGGGGATCTAATAAATCATTTACAAAAACATAATCGAAGTTTTCCAATCGGACTTTCTAAACTTCCTGGAGCAGGCTATATACTTACTGGTGGAGTAAGCCCACTCAGTAGAACCTACGGATTAGCCATTGATAATATTGAATCAATAAAAGGTTTCTTGGGTAATGGCACATTTATCTCTTTAAAAAAAAATCAAATAAATCGAGAAGAACAATTAATTTGGGAAGCAATTAAAGGAGCAGCACCCTTCTTCTCAATTATTACAGAAATAGAACTTAATACTTTTCAATCTAATCCAATTAAAGTTATTGAGGGATTTATAAATCTAAATGAACTATCAGAAATAATAAAACTATCAGAGGAATTTCCAGAAAATATTAGTCTTCAATGGATTTATGCACAAAAAATTTACATATATATTTTTGCTGAACTCAAAAATAATTTAGAGGATAAAAGAACAGAAGAACACTTAATACTTCTAGACAAATTTCCTACTCTAGAAAAAAGACTTTATGAAAACTTTAACAAAATAAATTTCTTCCCAAAGGAATTGAATTTATATGAGCTGAATGTAAATAACCATTCTGAGGTAATTAGTCTTCTTGGAGAAGATTTAAAAAATGATATCCCAATTTTCATAAAATGTTTGGATGAAATAATGGGAAATAAACCTAATAATTCCTGTTATATCGCTTCTCAACAATTAGGTTGCAAAACTAAAAAGTTAAATCATGGCTCAAGCTTTTTTGTTCATAGAAAAAGTACTTGGAAACCATGGATATATGCATCATGGAAAAAAAATGATCTTCAAGAAAAAGAAATCGCTTTGGAATGGATTTATAAATCTTGGAGCAAGCTAAAAAGGTTTTATCCAAATATTCACTTAGCACAATTGCATAATCATTTGGATTCTCATGAGGAAGAAATTACATTAGCCTTTGGAAATAGAATGAATGAATTAAAAACTTTAAAGAATATTTTTGACCCACAGGGAATTTTGCCTCCTTTATGA
- a CDS encoding pentapeptide repeat-containing protein, translated as MRFIILTFLIIFLTFPSRSFAALDYGKQSLVGADFSGSDLKGATFYLTDLQDANMSGCELQNATLYGAKLKDTNLSNSNLREVTLDSAVLDGTDLSNTNLEDSFAYSTQFENVKIQGADFTNVFLPKDIIRKFCESASGTNPFTNRDTRETLECDYI; from the coding sequence ATGAGATTTATAATTTTAACTTTTTTAATAATTTTTTTAACCTTTCCTTCTAGAAGCTTTGCTGCGTTGGATTATGGTAAACAATCTTTGGTAGGAGCTGATTTTTCTGGATCTGATTTAAAAGGAGCAACTTTCTATTTGACTGATTTACAAGACGCAAATATGTCAGGTTGTGAGCTCCAAAATGCGACTCTTTATGGAGCAAAATTGAAAGATACAAATTTAAGTAACTCCAACTTAAGAGAAGTAACTTTAGACTCAGCTGTTCTAGATGGAACAGATTTATCAAATACTAATCTGGAGGATTCTTTTGCTTATAGTACCCAGTTTGAAAATGTAAAAATACAAGGTGCAGACTTCACAAATGTTTTTTTGCCAAAAGATATTATTAGGAAATTTTGTGAAAGTGCCTCTGGAACTAATCCATTCACAAATAGAGATACCAGAGAAACTTTAGAGTGCGATTACATTTAA
- a CDS encoding O-acetylhomoserine aminocarboxypropyltransferase/cysteine synthase family protein — translation MSNQKFETLQLHAGQVPDPTTNSRAVPIYQTSSYVFDNAEHGANLFGLKEFGNIYTRLMNPTTDVFEKRMAALEGGMAALATSSGQAAQFLAIVNCMTAGDNFVSTSFLYGGTYNQFKVQFPRLGIEVKFADGDSVDSFRNKIDDKTKAIYVESMGNPRFNIPDFEGLSALAKENGIPLIVDNTLGAGGALIRPIDFGADVVVESATKWIGGHGTSIGGVIVDAGTFDWGNGKFPLMSEPSAAYHGLVHWDAFGFGSDICKSLGVPDNRNIAFALRARLECLRDWGSAQSPFNSFLLLQGLETLSLRIERQTSNALELAKWLDSNSNVSSVNYPGLESDPYYSSAKKYTTGRGMGCMLMFSLNGGYENAVKFIDSLKLASHLANVGDSKTLVIHPASTTHQQLSEEEQLSAGVTPTMVRVSVGIEHIDDIKADFQQALSQIT, via the coding sequence TTGAGCAACCAAAAGTTTGAGACTCTTCAGTTACATGCAGGCCAAGTGCCTGATCCAACTACAAATTCTAGAGCAGTGCCAATTTATCAAACTAGTTCCTATGTCTTTGATAATGCCGAGCATGGAGCGAATCTTTTTGGATTAAAAGAATTTGGAAATATTTACACTCGACTTATGAACCCCACCACAGATGTCTTCGAAAAAAGAATGGCAGCTTTGGAGGGAGGTATGGCTGCACTTGCAACATCCTCAGGTCAAGCTGCTCAATTCTTGGCAATCGTGAACTGCATGACAGCGGGGGATAATTTTGTCTCTACTTCTTTTCTATATGGTGGGACCTACAATCAATTTAAAGTACAATTTCCAAGATTAGGAATTGAAGTTAAATTTGCTGATGGCGATAGTGTCGATAGTTTTAGAAATAAAATTGATGATAAAACCAAAGCAATATATGTCGAATCAATGGGAAATCCTCGATTTAATATCCCAGATTTTGAGGGACTCTCTGCTTTGGCGAAAGAAAATGGAATTCCTTTAATAGTCGATAATACCCTTGGTGCGGGTGGCGCTTTAATAAGACCAATTGATTTTGGGGCCGATGTTGTTGTAGAAAGTGCAACAAAATGGATTGGTGGACATGGAACAAGTATCGGAGGGGTTATTGTTGATGCCGGAACCTTTGATTGGGGAAATGGTAAATTCCCACTAATGAGTGAGCCAAGCGCTGCTTATCATGGGCTCGTTCATTGGGATGCTTTTGGTTTCGGTAGCGATATCTGCAAATCTTTGGGAGTACCTGATAATAGAAATATAGCTTTTGCGTTAAGAGCAAGACTTGAATGCCTGAGAGACTGGGGATCAGCTCAAAGTCCTTTTAATTCCTTCTTATTATTGCAGGGTTTGGAAACTCTAAGTTTGAGAATAGAAAGACAAACTTCTAATGCTCTTGAATTGGCAAAATGGTTGGATTCTAATTCTAATGTAAGTAGCGTTAATTACCCTGGTCTAGAATCTGATCCATATTACTCAAGTGCCAAAAAATATACTACTGGAAGGGGAATGGGTTGTATGCTTATGTTCTCTCTTAATGGGGGTTATGAAAATGCAGTAAAATTTATTGATTCCTTAAAATTAGCGAGCCACCTTGCTAACGTGGGTGATTCAAAAACATTAGTAATTCATCCTGCTTCAACAACTCATCAGCAATTATCAGAAGAAGAACAATTATCTGCAGGTGTTACTCCCACAATGGTAAGAGTTTCTGTAGGAATTGAGCATATTGATGATATAAAAGCAGATTTCCAACAAGCACTTTCACAAATCACATAG
- a CDS encoding GMC oxidoreductase, which produces MDISPYDAIVVGSGATGGIAALTLAEQGVKVLVIEAGPQFKRHEASNHEPKSTLKRLSGVLTKKHANQCQHPGYWKNNPDLYSNELMHPYESPPQKPFFWTQGKQYGGRSLTWGGITLRLSSEDFHPAKKDGFGPNWPISYDELSSHYDFIENFCGIYGRKDDIKEVPNGKYIGEIPLTENENIFGSKVKSKLNYPFIQSRGFDCNASVKDRKWPRSSSIGSTLKKALNTGNVQIISNHLVESFEINKITELASKLTIVNLENGCKKELNCDLILLCASTISTLRILLNSEYKSSSSGFKDNSGKLGKYLMDHISICKFFSVPKTKNSGKPLDNPPDLSGAGSFFIPFGTNLPKIDDMNFHRGYGIWGAIDRLGIPKFLQKDANTSIGFLIAHGEVLPREKNAVSLSRKTDEWGIPIPYIDFEWSENELNMAKHMENTIRKSITAANGEIKNINELINIPLGSLFTKNLIAFSDSPPPPGYYIHEVGGAPMGMNEEDSVVDKFNRLWRCKNVLVLDGACWPTSSWQSPTLTMMALSRRACLNIKKT; this is translated from the coding sequence TTGGATATAAGTCCTTATGATGCAATTGTTGTCGGTTCTGGAGCTACAGGAGGAATAGCCGCACTTACATTGGCAGAACAGGGGGTAAAAGTTTTAGTTATTGAAGCAGGTCCTCAATTTAAAAGGCATGAAGCTAGTAATCATGAGCCTAAAAGTACATTAAAAAGATTATCAGGAGTTTTAACAAAAAAACATGCCAATCAATGCCAACATCCTGGTTATTGGAAAAATAATCCTGACTTATATTCGAATGAATTGATGCATCCTTATGAATCCCCCCCCCAAAAGCCCTTTTTTTGGACCCAAGGTAAACAATATGGGGGGAGATCATTAACGTGGGGAGGTATAACATTAAGACTTTCCTCAGAAGATTTTCATCCGGCTAAAAAAGACGGATTCGGACCAAACTGGCCTATTTCATACGATGAACTATCCTCTCACTATGATTTCATTGAAAATTTCTGTGGCATCTATGGACGAAAAGATGACATTAAAGAAGTCCCAAACGGTAAATATATTGGAGAAATACCTCTAACAGAAAACGAAAATATTTTTGGCAGCAAAGTTAAATCAAAATTAAACTATCCATTTATACAATCAAGAGGATTTGACTGTAATGCATCAGTAAAAGATAGAAAGTGGCCAAGATCTTCTAGTATAGGTAGCACTTTGAAAAAAGCTTTAAATACTGGGAATGTTCAAATAATTTCAAATCACCTAGTGGAATCTTTTGAGATTAACAAGATAACAGAGCTTGCATCAAAACTTACGATCGTAAACTTAGAAAATGGATGCAAAAAAGAATTAAATTGTGATTTAATCCTTCTTTGCGCATCTACAATTTCAACACTCAGAATACTACTGAACTCAGAATATAAATCAAGTTCCTCAGGTTTTAAAGATAATTCTGGGAAATTAGGGAAATACCTTATGGACCATATATCTATCTGTAAATTTTTTTCAGTCCCAAAAACAAAAAACTCTGGAAAACCATTAGATAACCCTCCCGATCTTTCTGGAGCAGGAAGCTTCTTTATTCCATTCGGTACAAATTTACCAAAAATTGACGACATGAATTTTCATAGAGGGTATGGAATATGGGGGGCAATTGATCGATTAGGAATACCTAAATTTTTGCAAAAAGACGCAAACACATCCATTGGCTTTCTTATCGCCCACGGCGAAGTCCTTCCTAGAGAGAAAAACGCAGTTTCTCTCTCAAGGAAAACAGATGAATGGGGTATCCCAATTCCCTACATTGATTTCGAATGGAGCGAAAATGAGTTAAACATGGCTAAACACATGGAAAACACAATCCGAAAATCAATCACTGCTGCAAATGGAGAAATAAAAAATATTAATGAACTAATCAATATCCCATTAGGTAGTTTATTTACAAAAAATTTAATAGCATTTTCAGATAGTCCTCCTCCTCCTGGATATTACATCCATGAAGTAGGGGGAGCACCAATGGGGATGAATGAAGAAGATAGCGTAGTTGATAAATTTAATAGATTATGGAGATGCAAGAATGTGCTTGTCCTTGATGGAGCATGCTGGCCCACATCATCTTGGCAAAGCCCCACACTTACAATGATGGCCTTAAGTAGAAGAGCCTGTTTAAATATTAAAAAGACTTAG
- a CDS encoding SulP family inorganic anion transporter: MSNFPRYLSKNWLDDPKSNILSGLVVAFAMIPEAIAFSGIAGVDPKVGLFGAFCLSITIAIVGGRRGMITSATGSTALLMTGLVAYGESQAPGLGVPYLIAAGILTGIFQILWGYLRLAYQMRFVPTGVLSGFVNALALLIFQAQLPQLGIGIKDSKGLVEQTISQYPVNSQIPVVWILVILGLIIIYGLPKITKVVPSQLIAIVVITLISIFFNLDVPTVSDLGKLPDGLPSLSLPFGSIENGKVPFSLETLGVILPTALAISLVGLMETFLTQDILDDVTDTSSNKNKEARGQGIANIVASLFGGMAGCALVGQSVMNTENGGKTRLSTLSSGISLLIMIILLKSWIGAIPMAALIAIMITIAISTADINGLKNIRKIPKSDTAVMLMTFAVTMLTKPHNLALGVIAGVALAAILFSRKVAKVIVVSRAKDNNLITYKVKGQLFFVSKIYFLQGFDIHEHPENIIIDMSLAHIWDQSGVVALEQIIRKFQNGGSKVEIVGLNKESLNLFERLGGIESSH; encoded by the coding sequence ATGTCAAATTTCCCAAGATATTTATCTAAAAATTGGTTAGATGATCCAAAGTCAAATATTCTCTCTGGCTTAGTTGTTGCTTTCGCAATGATCCCAGAAGCAATTGCTTTTTCAGGTATAGCTGGTGTAGATCCTAAAGTTGGCCTTTTTGGTGCATTTTGCTTATCAATAACAATTGCGATTGTTGGAGGGAGAAGGGGCATGATCACTTCAGCCACAGGTTCAACAGCTCTTTTAATGACTGGACTTGTTGCTTATGGAGAATCACAAGCTCCTGGATTGGGAGTACCATATCTTATTGCAGCTGGAATATTAACTGGAATATTTCAAATTCTTTGGGGATATTTAAGACTTGCCTACCAAATGCGATTCGTGCCAACAGGAGTATTAAGTGGATTTGTAAATGCACTGGCACTTCTGATATTTCAAGCACAACTACCGCAGTTAGGAATAGGTATCAAAGATTCAAAAGGGTTGGTTGAACAAACTATAAGTCAATATCCAGTTAACTCTCAGATTCCAGTAGTTTGGATTCTTGTAATCCTAGGATTAATAATTATCTATGGGCTTCCAAAAATCACAAAAGTAGTCCCATCTCAACTTATCGCAATAGTGGTTATTACTCTTATAAGCATATTCTTTAACCTTGATGTCCCTACAGTTAGCGATTTGGGTAAATTACCTGATGGATTACCAAGTCTTTCTCTTCCTTTTGGATCAATAGAAAATGGGAAAGTCCCTTTTAGTCTTGAAACATTAGGGGTAATTTTACCAACCGCACTTGCAATATCTCTCGTGGGTTTAATGGAAACCTTTTTAACTCAAGACATTTTAGACGATGTAACTGATACAAGTTCTAATAAAAATAAAGAAGCAAGAGGACAGGGAATTGCAAATATTGTGGCATCCTTATTTGGTGGAATGGCAGGATGTGCCTTAGTTGGGCAATCTGTTATGAATACTGAAAATGGTGGGAAAACAAGATTATCAACCCTCTCCTCAGGTATATCTCTACTAATTATGATCATCCTTTTGAAGTCTTGGATTGGAGCAATACCCATGGCTGCTTTAATAGCAATCATGATAACGATCGCTATAAGTACAGCGGATATAAATGGATTAAAAAATATTAGAAAGATACCTAAAAGCGATACTGCAGTAATGCTTATGACTTTTGCAGTTACAATGCTCACAAAACCTCATAATCTTGCACTTGGAGTTATTGCAGGAGTTGCATTAGCTGCAATTCTTTTCAGCAGAAAAGTCGCTAAAGTTATAGTTGTCTCAAGGGCGAAAGATAATAATTTGATTACCTACAAAGTAAAAGGACAATTATTTTTTGTAAGTAAAATTTATTTTTTACAAGGATTTGATATTCATGAACATCCAGAAAATATTATCATTGATATGTCTTTAGCTCATATTTGGGATCAAAGTGGTGTTGTAGCTCTTGAGCAAATTATTAGAAAATTCCAGAATGGTGGTTCTAAAGTTGAAATTGTAGGATTAAATAAAGAAAGTCTTAACTTATTTGAAAGACTAGGTGGTATTGAGAGCTCTCATTAA
- a CDS encoding VHS domain-containing protein, whose amino-acid sequence MPSNWSKIRDEWLDRTAVAKNDAKWALEALINSEEDIFEIEQKIKNKEDAISQVKFLKKKVKETISSKEISLDDIALNTSNSNKVQISVPSNLTYLLKVWAAAEGRDLSSVAFQCLETGIREMKSKGSIPSVAVNRYDSACQKRIALAEVNNLLEKYEIAQNEIK is encoded by the coding sequence ATGCCTAGTAATTGGTCAAAAATAAGGGATGAATGGCTTGATAGAACCGCCGTTGCCAAAAATGATGCTAAATGGGCATTAGAAGCTTTAATTAATTCTGAAGAAGATATATTTGAAATAGAACAAAAAATAAAGAATAAAGAAGACGCTATAAGCCAAGTAAAATTTTTGAAGAAAAAGGTTAAAGAAACTATTTCCTCTAAAGAAATTAGTCTTGATGATATTGCATTAAACACTTCAAATTCAAACAAAGTACAAATCTCAGTGCCATCAAATCTTACTTATCTTTTGAAAGTTTGGGCAGCAGCAGAAGGAAGAGATCTATCAAGTGTTGCTTTTCAATGTTTAGAAACTGGTATAAGGGAAATGAAAAGCAAAGGTTCAATACCTTCGGTAGCAGTAAATAGATATGACTCAGCCTGTCAAAAGAGGATTGCACTAGCAGAAGTAAACAATCTATTAGAGAAATACGAAATAGCTCAGAATGAAATCAAATAA
- a CDS encoding LEM domain-containing protein: MHKRKIIKGYKTLISSRSNVDTSIGKFKDGIIYTLYSDKFDSLKVGFAENDKVLEKKLSSEPLILLEMKKGNKKDLFLLITTLKELGIKCSDNFNFKYSSSLMRHLSTLGWPVGRSLYKQRKIKKELLCA, encoded by the coding sequence ATGCATAAAAGAAAAATCATAAAAGGATACAAAACATTAATATCATCAAGGTCAAATGTAGATACTTCTATAGGTAAATTCAAAGATGGAATAATTTATACTCTTTATTCTGATAAATTTGATTCACTTAAAGTTGGTTTTGCTGAAAATGATAAGGTTCTAGAAAAAAAATTATCAAGTGAACCATTGATATTATTGGAGATGAAAAAAGGCAACAAGAAAGATCTATTTTTATTAATAACCACTCTTAAAGAACTCGGTATCAAATGCTCAGATAATTTTAATTTCAAATACTCAAGCTCTTTAATGAGACATTTATCTACTTTAGGTTGGCCTGTTGGAAGATCACTTTATAAACAAAGAAAGATTAAAAAAGAACTTTTATGTGCATAA
- a CDS encoding sirohydrochlorin chelatase produces the protein MDNLDSKLNNQVAILICGHGSRNKLAITEFQELTKFIQKRYPNFLVEYGFLEFAKPSLVDALDKLKDLSIKKVIAIPAMLFAAGHVKNDIPSLLMNYSSKTGIEIIYGRELGINNLMISAACERVKDVFKQNNTLKPEESLLVVVGRGSSDPDANSNVSKITRMIVEGIGLGWGETVFSGVTFPLVEPGLKNVVRLGYKNIIIFPYFLFSGVLVTRIKRQSDLVAINNPNISFIHAKYLSSQSYVVDTFVERIEEILNNEGSNFMNCSTCKYRSNLFGFEKEVGMVQESHHDHVEGLGISCDLCDPECNGACEIQNQIPTHNHEKSYSGEGDYLEHEHVEAHQHEHNHHHHHHSIYPNSKHPLGPVTLRLPNKD, from the coding sequence TTGGATAATTTAGATTCGAAGTTAAATAATCAAGTCGCGATACTTATCTGTGGGCACGGGAGTCGAAATAAACTAGCCATTACTGAATTTCAAGAATTAACCAAGTTCATCCAAAAAAGATATCCAAACTTTTTAGTTGAATATGGTTTCTTGGAATTTGCTAAACCTTCACTTGTTGATGCTCTAGACAAGTTAAAAGATCTTTCTATAAAAAAAGTAATTGCAATACCTGCAATGCTTTTTGCTGCTGGCCATGTAAAAAATGATATACCTAGCCTGCTTATGAATTATTCAAGTAAAACGGGAATTGAAATAATTTATGGAAGAGAATTAGGTATTAATAATTTAATGATTAGTGCAGCTTGTGAAAGAGTAAAAGATGTATTTAAACAAAATAATACTCTCAAACCTGAAGAATCATTATTAGTTGTTGTGGGTAGAGGCTCTTCTGACCCAGATGCAAATTCCAATGTTTCAAAAATTACGAGAATGATCGTAGAGGGTATTGGTTTAGGGTGGGGGGAAACAGTTTTTTCTGGAGTAACCTTCCCTCTCGTTGAACCTGGCTTAAAGAATGTCGTGAGACTTGGTTATAAAAATATAATTATTTTCCCTTATTTCCTTTTCTCAGGTGTCCTTGTCACAAGAATAAAAAGGCAAAGTGATTTAGTTGCGATTAATAATCCAAATATTTCATTTATACATGCAAAATATCTTTCGTCTCAATCTTATGTGGTTGACACTTTTGTAGAAAGGATTGAAGAGATTCTTAATAACGAAGGTAGTAATTTTATGAATTGCTCAACTTGTAAATACAGATCAAATTTATTTGGCTTTGAAAAAGAAGTTGGAATGGTACAAGAAAGTCATCATGACCATGTAGAGGGCTTGGGTATTAGCTGTGATTTATGTGATCCTGAATGTAATGGTGCTTGTGAAATACAAAATCAAATCCCAACTCATAACCATGAAAAATCATACTCAGGTGAAGGTGATTATTTAGAACATGAACATGTAGAGGCTCATCAACATGAACATAATCACCATCATCATCACCATAGTATTTATCCAAATTCAAAACATCCTTTAGGACCTGTCACGCTTCGCTTGCCTAATAAAGACTAA
- a CDS encoding homoserine O-succinyltransferase gives MALIIPSNYHKISDVEKNHISWIEPELAKRQDIRPLRIGILNIMPLGKQYEFNLLHPLGLSPLQIEPVWIKLKTHSYKTWDLNHLNNLYITWEEANNPEPLDGIIITGAPIEHLAFEDVKYWDEFVKIVNEAKTSCASTLGLCWAGFALAYLAGVDKKVFDRKLFGVFPLKSLVPGHPLMGTQDDEFICPQSRFAGLPDLEMEKAQKEGKLNLLAYGENVGYTIFESNDQKQLMHLGHPEYTVHRIISEIERDKEKGDVPPPENFDLNSSKTSWRSHRNLLFQQWLWFCYQQVSLN, from the coding sequence TTGGCTTTAATAATTCCTAGTAACTATCACAAGATTAGTGATGTCGAGAAAAATCATATATCTTGGATTGAACCAGAGTTGGCAAAAAGACAGGATATTCGTCCTCTAAGGATTGGTATTTTGAATATCATGCCTCTTGGCAAGCAGTATGAATTTAACTTATTACATCCACTAGGTTTATCTCCTCTTCAAATAGAGCCAGTTTGGATAAAGCTTAAAACTCACTCTTATAAAACATGGGATCTTAATCATCTAAATAATCTATACATAACATGGGAAGAAGCAAATAATCCTGAACCTTTAGATGGAATCATTATTACTGGAGCACCTATTGAGCACTTAGCCTTTGAGGATGTTAAGTATTGGGATGAATTTGTGAAAATTGTAAATGAAGCTAAAACTTCTTGTGCGAGTACTCTTGGATTATGTTGGGCTGGCTTTGCGCTGGCTTATTTGGCAGGGGTCGATAAGAAAGTTTTTGATAGGAAATTATTTGGGGTATTCCCTTTAAAAAGTCTTGTTCCGGGCCATCCTTTGATGGGTACACAAGATGATGAATTTATTTGTCCTCAAAGTAGATTTGCGGGATTACCAGATTTGGAGATGGAGAAAGCCCAAAAAGAAGGGAAATTGAATTTGCTGGCTTATGGAGAAAACGTCGGATACACAATATTTGAATCTAATGATCAAAAACAACTTATGCATTTAGGACACCCTGAATATACGGTGCATAGAATTATTAGTGAAATTGAAAGAGACAAAGAAAAGGGAGATGTCCCTCCTCCTGAAAATTTTGATCTAAATAGTTCAAAAACTTCTTGGAGATCTCATAGGAATTTACTTTTTCAGCAATGGCTTTGGTTTTGTTATCAACAAGTTAGTCTTAATTAA